The following proteins are encoded in a genomic region of Paenibacillus thermoaerophilus:
- a CDS encoding helix-turn-helix domain-containing protein codes for MNIADLIKSKRVKMELSYRELSEKTGVSHTYIRDVETGKYAPSFENAEKLANVLGIEMEQIILLTYQAQFRQSLFDLISTCHKYNVKMPYDKWLETSLPLQPLNCEDTVIHDFAMSTLNRLHNIADQSELTDRIKLLSELSSLQYNPQIFSCISDILHMITVLLLKSGNKPTEEMIQQISKILEKYSNEVSN; via the coding sequence ATGAATATTGCAGATTTAATCAAATCGAAGCGAGTCAAAATGGAACTGAGTTATCGGGAGCTTTCGGAAAAGACCGGTGTATCTCATACCTACATCCGGGATGTAGAAACAGGTAAATACGCACCGTCCTTTGAAAATGCAGAAAAGTTGGCGAATGTACTTGGAATCGAGATGGAGCAAATTATTTTATTGACATACCAAGCCCAATTTCGCCAATCACTTTTTGACCTGATCTCGACTTGTCATAAGTACAACGTCAAAATGCCCTACGACAAATGGTTGGAGACTAGTCTGCCTCTACAACCGCTAAATTGTGAAGATACCGTGATTCACGATTTTGCAATGAGTACCCTTAACCGACTCCATAATATTGCTGATCAGAGTGAGCTTACTGATCGTATAAAATTGCTGTCCGAGCTATCGTCACTGCAATATAACCCTCAGATATTCTCATGTATCTCCGACATTCTTCACATGATAACGGTTTTGTTATTAAAATCCGGCAACAAGCCAACCGAAGAAATGATACAGCAAATATCTAAAATACTAGAAAAGTACAGCAACGAGGTGAGTAATTGA